From the genome of Sporosarcina sp. 6E9, one region includes:
- the murF gene encoding UDP-N-acetylmuramoyl-tripeptide--D-alanyl-D-alanine ligase yields MKQLLTTIADWLKEDGQQLEDIIIKGVSIDSRTVGESHLFIPFRGEQVNGHRYVESAIEKGAAAALWMKDEPNPPKDIPLIFVEDPEIALQEMARSYREQLDCTVIGITGSNGKTSTKDLVAGVLSPYYNVRKTEGNFNNELGLPLTLLSLEEETEYAVLEMGMSGFGEISFLSKLAKPDYVIITNIGEAHMQDLGSREGIAKAKFEIIDGLSSNGKLFYDGDEPLLNPFVEKQQNVQKVSFGYHANNDLALKDVHSTAAGSDFTVVGLYEGQFTIPVYGAHQVKNALAAILIAKEIGLSNEDIREALSAASLTDMRMQPVTADNEALFINDAYNAAPTSMRAALSFLRETSLRQEKWVVLGDMLELGDDEKAYHESLSTHLIDMNLKGILLYGPRMKWLFDRLQNESLQVKLLWSADDYKPLVTELRNNTDADSVILLKGSRGMALENILTPFIQEKNT; encoded by the coding sequence TTGAAACAACTATTAACTACTATTGCGGACTGGCTGAAAGAAGATGGCCAACAGCTTGAAGACATAATAATTAAAGGTGTCTCCATTGACTCCCGTACTGTCGGTGAAAGTCATTTATTCATCCCGTTTCGAGGGGAACAAGTCAATGGGCACCGTTATGTGGAAAGTGCAATTGAAAAAGGAGCGGCGGCCGCGCTTTGGATGAAAGATGAACCTAATCCGCCAAAAGATATCCCGCTTATTTTTGTGGAAGATCCTGAAATCGCATTGCAAGAAATGGCTCGGTCTTACCGAGAACAACTTGATTGCACAGTAATCGGAATTACCGGTTCTAACGGGAAAACGTCCACCAAAGATTTAGTAGCTGGTGTTTTATCGCCTTATTACAATGTGCGGAAAACAGAAGGAAACTTTAATAATGAACTAGGTCTGCCACTGACGCTTTTATCGCTCGAAGAGGAAACCGAATATGCGGTTCTTGAAATGGGCATGAGCGGATTTGGCGAAATTTCATTTTTATCGAAGTTAGCAAAACCTGATTATGTCATCATTACAAATATTGGCGAAGCACATATGCAAGACTTAGGATCACGCGAAGGGATTGCAAAAGCCAAGTTTGAAATCATTGACGGCCTTTCTTCAAATGGAAAGTTATTTTACGACGGAGATGAGCCTTTATTAAATCCGTTTGTCGAAAAGCAACAAAACGTCCAGAAAGTATCATTCGGTTATCATGCCAACAATGATCTAGCGCTCAAAGATGTTCATTCGACAGCTGCAGGAAGTGATTTTACAGTTGTCGGACTTTATGAAGGTCAATTTACGATACCTGTCTACGGTGCACACCAAGTCAAAAATGCCCTTGCAGCAATCTTGATTGCAAAAGAGATTGGTTTATCGAATGAAGATATACGCGAAGCCCTTTCAGCAGCTAGTCTAACGGATATGCGCATGCAACCAGTTACAGCTGATAATGAGGCACTGTTTATTAATGATGCGTACAATGCAGCACCAACATCAATGCGCGCTGCCCTATCATTTCTAAGAGAGACATCACTTCGCCAAGAAAAATGGGTGGTGCTCGGAGATATGTTAGAGCTCGGGGATGATGAAAAAGCCTATCACGAATCATTATCTACTCATCTCATAGACATGAATCTAAAAGGGATTTTGCTCTATGGACCACGAATGAAATGGCTTTTCGATCGATTGCAAAATGAGTCATTACAAGTGAAACTACTTTGGTCAGCGGATGATTATAAGCCGCTAGTCACTGAATTAAGAAATAATACTGATGCAGACTCGGTTATCCTATTGAAGGGATCAAGAGGAATGGCACTTGAAAATATTCTTACGCCATTCATACAAGAGAAAAACACATGA
- a CDS encoding PH domain-containing protein, which produces MRKQPVNRISEKGLRVWRLYGIMQTIVVFLLAVGAGILTYIYEWPWWVYGLAAGVVIIYAYLFIVLFPKIRWMRWRYEVRESEIELQHGLFIVKRTLIPMVRVQHVDTSQGPILRNYNLAGITISTAATNHTIPALVMEEADELRSRISVLARVAEDDV; this is translated from the coding sequence ATGAGAAAACAACCAGTAAATCGAATTTCAGAAAAAGGCTTGCGTGTTTGGCGCCTATACGGAATCATGCAAACAATTGTAGTGTTTCTTTTGGCAGTTGGAGCAGGGATTCTAACATACATATACGAATGGCCGTGGTGGGTATATGGGCTAGCGGCAGGCGTTGTCATCATCTATGCATACTTGTTTATTGTTTTATTCCCCAAAATACGTTGGATGCGTTGGCGTTATGAAGTGCGCGAATCGGAAATTGAATTGCAACACGGACTATTTATCGTAAAGCGTACTTTGATTCCTATGGTGCGCGTGCAACATGTCGATACGTCCCAGGGTCCAATCCTTAGAAATTATAATTTGGCGGGGATAACAATCTCAACCGCGGCGACGAACCATACAATTCCAGCACTTGTCATGGAAGAAGCGGACGAGTTAAGAAGCCGAATTTCCGTGCTTGCAAGGGTGGCGGAAGATGATGTCTGA
- a CDS encoding DEAD/DEAH box helicase: MTKFSELNITESTQRALSNMGFEEATPIQEGTIKLGLEGKDIIGQAQTGTGKTTAFGVPIIEKIDTSNRSVQALVIAPTRELAIQVSEEIYRIGKDKRAKVLSVYGGQEIGRQIRALRNNPQIIVGTPGRLLDLIKRKTLKLENVQTLVLDEADEMLNMGFIEDINEIMSSVPAERQTLLFSATMPAPIRRIAETFMKNPEIVAIKSKGMTVENIEQYFVKAHEREKFDVLSRILNVQQPELAIVFGRTKRRVDELSNALTIRGYLAEGIHGDLTQAKRMSVLRQFKEGKIDILVATDVAARGLDISGVTHVYNFDIPQDPESYVHRIGRTGRAGKSGVAVTFVTPREMGYLRIVEQTTKKAMTPLVPPSSDEALVGQQRLAVEQLSEIIEKSELADYTQLASEMLQKYEARDIVAAALRNLTREPNDAPVTISEERPLPSRGGGGRGGYRGNRSGGRSSSGSGRPFRGGSRSSSGGGRGGSRRGRESGSRSGASRSRKPE; encoded by the coding sequence TTGACTAAATTTTCAGAACTAAATATTACCGAATCAACACAACGCGCTTTAAGCAACATGGGGTTTGAAGAAGCAACACCAATCCAAGAAGGTACGATTAAACTTGGACTTGAAGGTAAAGACATTATCGGACAAGCACAAACAGGTACAGGGAAAACGACAGCATTCGGCGTTCCTATTATTGAGAAAATAGACACGAGCAATCGTTCTGTCCAAGCGCTTGTTATCGCGCCAACACGTGAATTGGCAATTCAAGTATCAGAAGAGATTTACCGAATCGGTAAAGACAAGCGTGCTAAAGTTCTATCCGTATACGGTGGACAAGAGATTGGCCGACAAATTCGTGCCCTACGCAACAACCCACAAATTATTGTCGGTACTCCGGGACGTTTGCTTGATCTTATTAAACGTAAAACATTAAAGCTTGAAAACGTTCAAACGCTTGTACTTGATGAAGCGGATGAAATGTTAAACATGGGCTTTATCGAAGACATAAATGAAATCATGTCAAGTGTTCCTGCAGAGCGCCAAACACTACTGTTCTCGGCTACGATGCCAGCACCAATTCGTCGTATTGCAGAGACATTCATGAAAAACCCGGAAATCGTTGCAATCAAATCAAAAGGCATGACTGTTGAAAATATCGAACAATATTTCGTTAAAGCGCATGAACGCGAAAAGTTCGATGTATTGTCCCGTATTTTAAACGTTCAACAGCCAGAGTTGGCAATTGTTTTCGGTCGTACTAAACGCCGTGTTGATGAACTTTCTAACGCATTAACGATTCGTGGATACCTAGCAGAGGGAATTCATGGGGACTTAACGCAAGCAAAACGGATGTCGGTTCTTCGTCAATTTAAAGAAGGAAAAATCGATATTCTTGTTGCAACAGATGTTGCGGCACGTGGACTAGATATTTCAGGCGTTACACATGTATACAATTTTGATATCCCACAAGATCCAGAAAGTTATGTTCACCGAATTGGTCGTACAGGACGCGCTGGGAAAAGTGGAGTTGCAGTTACTTTCGTAACGCCACGTGAGATGGGTTACCTTCGCATCGTTGAGCAAACTACGAAAAAAGCTATGACTCCACTTGTGCCACCATCATCGGATGAAGCACTAGTCGGTCAACAACGTCTTGCTGTTGAGCAACTTTCTGAAATTATCGAGAAAAGTGAACTAGCTGATTACACACAACTAGCTTCTGAGATGCTTCAGAAATATGAAGCAAGAGACATTGTTGCAGCGGCGCTTAGAAACCTAACGCGTGAACCAAATGATGCACCTGTTACAATTTCTGAAGAACGTCCACTACCTTCAAGAGGTGGCGGTGGACGCGGTGGCTACCGTGGAAACCGTAGCGGCGGACGAAGCAGTAGCGGTAGCGGACGTCCATTCCGTGGGGGCAGCCGTTCATCTTCTGGAGGAGGACGCGGCGGATCACGTCGTGGTCGTGAGTCTGGAAGCCGTAGCGGTGCAAGCCGTTCACGTAAACCTGAATAA
- a CDS encoding MFS transporter, translating into MKKSILLLMSVQFFVYLGFGIIIPILPEVIIQQNLSEIHVGGLLTIYALASFFTAPLWGALSDRTGRKKLILIGLLGFSLSFFLFAFFIDNIFLLYASRVVGGVFSGALYTAVTGFVGDMTTEENRNKYMGFLGMSIGLGFIFGPAIGGVLGDINLQVPFIASGVLTLLLLVYAGIILKEPERVGEANKRQLLPKGGMMFWQYRIRNLFLLSFMVTLILAGLESTFQLFQISKIEITPIQIGYLFMVSGFVDAAIQGGVVRRIKNGMETQWILGAQIVTAIGLILIPFSTNLFWAGFSLSVFIAGNALARTALVSLTSKESGGKYGTAAGMTYSMDNMGRIIGPLLFTWLFTKMNGDIYYISAILAVISIVLIFLYRNSKKSLRNA; encoded by the coding sequence ATGAAAAAATCCATACTATTATTAATGTCTGTACAATTTTTTGTTTATCTTGGGTTTGGTATTATTATTCCGATACTGCCAGAAGTTATTATTCAGCAAAATCTGTCAGAGATACATGTCGGCGGGCTTCTAACGATTTATGCGCTTGCTTCATTTTTCACAGCGCCGCTTTGGGGTGCCTTGTCAGATCGAACGGGACGTAAAAAGTTGATATTAATTGGCCTACTTGGTTTTAGTCTCAGCTTCTTTTTATTCGCTTTCTTCATTGATAACATTTTCCTTCTTTATGCCTCGCGCGTAGTTGGCGGTGTATTCTCTGGTGCTTTATATACTGCGGTTACAGGTTTTGTTGGAGATATGACGACTGAAGAAAATCGCAACAAGTATATGGGTTTCCTAGGAATGTCAATTGGGCTAGGATTTATTTTCGGACCTGCGATTGGCGGCGTGCTTGGGGACATCAATCTTCAAGTGCCTTTCATTGCATCGGGCGTTCTGACCTTGCTCCTTCTTGTTTATGCGGGAATTATCTTGAAAGAACCAGAACGAGTTGGCGAAGCGAATAAGCGCCAATTATTGCCCAAAGGCGGCATGATGTTTTGGCAGTATCGTATTAGAAACTTGTTCTTACTGTCCTTCATGGTGACATTAATTCTTGCGGGGCTTGAATCGACATTTCAACTATTCCAGATTTCAAAAATTGAAATCACGCCAATCCAAATTGGGTATCTGTTTATGGTCAGTGGATTTGTTGACGCTGCGATTCAAGGCGGAGTTGTTCGTAGAATAAAAAACGGGATGGAGACTCAATGGATTTTAGGTGCTCAAATCGTAACGGCAATCGGACTTATTCTGATACCTTTTTCAACGAATCTTTTTTGGGCCGGATTTTCACTAAGCGTGTTCATCGCAGGAAACGCATTGGCACGGACCGCACTGGTTTCATTGACATCAAAAGAATCTGGTGGAAAATACGGAACGGCTGCGGGGATGACGTATTCGATGGATAATATGGGGCGTATAATCGGTCCTCTTTTATTTACATGGCTTTTCACAAAGATGAACGGCGACATCTATTATATTTCCGCGATTCTAGCTGTCATCTCGATTGTGTTAATCTTCCTTTATAGGAATTCGAAAAAATCACTGCGAAATGCGTAA
- a CDS encoding S41 family peptidase, giving the protein MENIFNEIVHIMNHDYAGWKDKKGCDRPAHFIQTFKGNPSMTKQDFKELVEDYLLDFNDSHVYFLLESSTSEKAKSRGFRVRRYEDGLYVTEVDSETQVELGMRFVSLGGHTIPELREKHHRLLNENHAERENWLPILSLYEEGEVEDTKGTRKTIKFNLYDKVPYIPEYSVKKINEDIVVITMTDFADPDAIVKMVADNKVLLDSTDKWMIDVRVNNGGSDSSYQPLFEYLLPAEGVELADEDDDMLFNCTEDNATRVIADIDEGLQGVEDEQARVFLNVFRREWERNRGKGFVQFNFEEIVPDTFIKGSKHPASIIVLTDNRCGSSGDSFVELAKKSNKITVIGRATLGLNDYANLASKKWPEGFELMYPTSRLSRIDIGKGMTKVGIIPEIYIPWTPEHIFVDKDMEKAIELLETKVGLK; this is encoded by the coding sequence ATGGAAAATATATTCAATGAAATTGTCCACATTATGAATCATGATTATGCAGGATGGAAAGACAAGAAAGGATGCGATCGACCAGCGCACTTCATTCAAACATTTAAAGGCAATCCTTCAATGACAAAACAAGACTTCAAGGAACTCGTTGAAGATTATTTACTGGATTTCAATGATAGCCACGTCTACTTTCTCTTGGAAAGTTCAACTAGCGAAAAGGCAAAAAGTCGCGGATTCAGAGTGCGTAGATATGAAGATGGTTTGTATGTGACAGAAGTGGATTCAGAAACGCAAGTAGAACTGGGTATGCGTTTTGTCTCGTTAGGCGGTCACACCATTCCAGAATTAAGAGAAAAGCATCATCGTTTATTAAATGAAAACCATGCAGAGAGAGAAAATTGGCTACCGATTCTATCGCTCTACGAGGAAGGCGAAGTCGAGGATACTAAAGGGACCCGGAAAACAATCAAGTTCAATTTATACGATAAAGTGCCCTATATACCCGAGTATTCCGTCAAGAAAATAAACGAAGATATCGTTGTCATTACAATGACCGACTTCGCGGATCCAGACGCCATTGTAAAAATGGTCGCTGATAATAAAGTTTTGCTTGATTCCACGGATAAATGGATGATCGACGTGCGCGTAAATAACGGGGGAAGCGATTCTAGTTATCAACCATTATTTGAATACTTGCTACCCGCGGAAGGTGTCGAGCTAGCTGATGAAGATGACGATATGTTATTTAATTGTACAGAAGATAATGCAACCCGCGTTATTGCGGATATAGACGAAGGTTTACAAGGTGTAGAAGATGAACAAGCGCGAGTATTCCTGAATGTCTTCCGCCGAGAGTGGGAGAGAAATAGGGGGAAAGGATTCGTTCAATTTAATTTTGAAGAAATCGTGCCAGATACATTCATAAAAGGTTCTAAACATCCAGCTTCAATCATCGTTTTGACAGATAATCGATGTGGGAGTTCAGGTGACTCTTTCGTGGAACTAGCCAAGAAATCAAACAAAATAACGGTTATCGGTCGTGCAACATTGGGGCTGAATGATTACGCAAATTTGGCGAGCAAGAAATGGCCTGAAGGATTTGAACTGATGTACCCAACCTCTCGCTTATCCCGTATAGACATAGGGAAGGGAATGACCAAGGTAGGCATTATACCTGAAATCTATATACCTTGGACACCTGAGCATATTTTCGTAGACAAAGACATGGAGAAAGCCATTGAACTATTAGAAACGAAAGTAGGTTTAAAATAA
- a CDS encoding Lmo0850 family protein: protein MANEMDLKQIISNLAKLGVSATITKSRLEMLKVLAPSVQNPQIQSN, encoded by the coding sequence ATGGCTAACGAAATGGATTTGAAACAAATTATCTCCAATCTGGCGAAATTAGGTGTTTCGGCTACGATAACAAAATCCCGATTAGAAATGCTGAAAGTCCTCGCACCGTCAGTACAAAATCCGCAAATTCAATCGAACTAA
- a CDS encoding carboxylesterase: protein MKTGVLFIHGFTGGTYEVQPLITFVKSHTDWSVEVPTLPGHGVTLNLTNVSAESWMMEAELAMRRLQKKVDRVIIVGFSMGGLIALYLSLRYPVSKLVLLSAAAKYISPRFLLEDVRMMLRESITKNYSPNSFHHLYDYKLTHTPIRAMFEFLRIVKMVEPYYSQIKIPVCLVQGEKDEIVPFSSVEHLYKTLGSEKKILIKSPKGKHHICYSDDCHEWFPKVLEFMRNDCEKQNLS, encoded by the coding sequence ATGAAGACTGGTGTTTTATTCATCCACGGCTTCACAGGTGGAACTTATGAAGTTCAACCACTAATCACATTTGTTAAATCACATACAGATTGGTCAGTGGAAGTTCCAACTTTGCCCGGACATGGCGTGACGCTGAATTTGACCAATGTGTCAGCGGAATCTTGGATGATGGAAGCAGAGCTTGCAATGAGGCGATTGCAGAAAAAAGTGGATCGTGTGATCATCGTCGGCTTTTCAATGGGCGGCTTAATCGCCCTTTACCTTTCGCTTCGCTATCCAGTGTCTAAGCTCGTATTGTTAAGCGCTGCAGCGAAATATATTAGTCCGCGATTTCTACTTGAAGATGTTCGAATGATGCTGCGGGAATCGATAACGAAAAATTACTCACCAAATTCCTTTCATCATTTATACGACTATAAATTAACGCACACGCCAATTCGCGCGATGTTCGAATTTTTGAGGATCGTAAAAATGGTGGAGCCATATTACAGTCAAATAAAAATACCCGTATGCCTCGTGCAAGGTGAAAAAGACGAAATCGTACCTTTTTCATCCGTAGAACATTTATACAAAACGCTCGGCTCGGAAAAAAAGATACTCATTAAATCACCAAAAGGAAAACATCATATATGTTATAGCGATGATTGTCATGAATGGTTTCCAAAGGTGCTTGAGTTCATGCGGAATGATTGCGAGAAACAGAATTTAAGTTAA
- a CDS encoding MFS transporter has translation MNEALKLKRATHNLWTFTTSKIISSFGAQVYAFAISFYILQLTGSATSFATNLICNILPRALITPFVGYVADRYSRKMIVILAQIATTLAIGGLLAVTLTSGLSLIAIYSTTVILSITSTFSGVAFTSSITGLVDEARIQRAMSLNQMSISFAAIGSPAVGGLLYGTVSMPVFLIMYMSASTLAVILESTMDFKLYAKRKEKVEGEPKETMVQSMKAGLAYLRLQPILMAIIWVSLFINFLFGAFMVGYSFILIEKMKMVAQHFGLTEGAFAVGMLLMSIYLSVRKEMKYPLLVGKWGIITMGLIMASISVPLIFTISYNWMFFYYVMIMFIFGLTMILSNTPMQVMMQKMIEDDYKGRVFSILETMAIGLMPLGMVIYGFLYDIFPAQWILIISSILLIGVVLVLARPSVVRMAHPELDKSRVVKVEAIQEQ, from the coding sequence ATGAATGAAGCTTTAAAATTAAAACGTGCGACGCATAACCTTTGGACCTTTACGACGAGTAAAATAATTTCTTCCTTCGGCGCACAAGTTTACGCATTTGCGATTAGTTTTTATATTTTACAACTGACTGGATCCGCAACGAGCTTTGCGACAAATCTAATTTGTAATATCTTACCACGGGCATTAATTACGCCGTTTGTCGGCTATGTAGCAGATAGATACTCGCGGAAAATGATTGTAATTTTAGCTCAGATTGCGACAACGTTGGCAATAGGAGGACTATTAGCGGTGACGTTAACTTCTGGTCTTTCACTCATTGCTATTTATAGTACAACGGTTATTTTATCGATAACCTCTACATTTTCGGGCGTCGCTTTTACATCGTCTATTACAGGATTAGTCGATGAAGCAAGAATTCAAAGAGCGATGTCGTTAAATCAAATGTCGATTTCTTTTGCAGCAATCGGGAGTCCAGCGGTGGGAGGGCTTCTATACGGAACCGTTTCAATGCCTGTATTCCTGATCATGTACATGTCAGCATCGACCCTCGCAGTCATTTTGGAGTCGACAATGGATTTTAAGTTATACGCTAAACGTAAAGAAAAGGTTGAGGGTGAACCGAAAGAAACGATGGTACAAAGCATGAAAGCTGGTCTCGCGTATTTAAGATTACAACCGATCTTAATGGCCATCATTTGGGTGTCACTTTTTATTAACTTCTTGTTCGGTGCATTCATGGTGGGATATTCGTTCATTCTAATCGAAAAAATGAAAATGGTCGCACAGCATTTCGGACTTACTGAAGGTGCATTTGCAGTCGGAATGTTGCTGATGTCGATTTATTTGTCAGTAAGAAAAGAGATGAAATACCCTCTCTTAGTAGGGAAGTGGGGGATTATTACAATGGGCTTGATTATGGCTTCGATATCAGTCCCCTTAATCTTCACAATTTCGTATAATTGGATGTTTTTCTATTATGTCATGATTATGTTCATTTTCGGGTTGACGATGATACTCTCCAATACACCGATGCAAGTTATGATGCAAAAGATGATTGAAGATGATTATAAAGGGCGTGTATTTTCAATTCTTGAAACGATGGCGATTGGGCTGATGCCACTTGGAATGGTTATATACGGGTTTCTGTATGATATATTTCCAGCGCAGTGGATCCTCATCATCTCCAGTATATTATTGATTGGGGTCGTTCTCGTACTTGCAAGACCATCCGTCGTCCGTATGGCGCATCCAGAACTCGATAAATCTAGAGTGGTAAAAGTAGAAGCGATACAAGAACAATAG
- a CDS encoding FtsW/RodA/SpoVE family cell cycle protein, whose product MKLSNKPAERFDWTLAFILLLFCIVSLTAIASAQTTGQYGINFVPIQIQWYVIGSIIVAGVMYFEPDQYKKIAWYAYGFGVFVLAFLYFAPGGEGQIAEVQNNVKRWLNLPGIGKIQPSEFIKTFFILGMARLVSSHHEKFEDKTLKTDFLLLGKIMLVLIAPLGFIMEQPDLGTSIVFIAITAAIILVAGISWKIILPVFISGAAGVTTLLWAAIYAQDFMSEKLGFDLYQFKRIYSWLDPYSFPTSEGMHLIQAITAIGSGGMFGKGFQGREAYVPENHTDFIFAVIGEEYGFIGSCIVISLFFVLIYHLTKIALELKDPFSMYVCTGIIAMITFHVFENIGMNIQVLPITGIPLPFISYGGSSLMSNMLAIGLVFSMKFHHRTYMFGADDDD is encoded by the coding sequence ATGAAACTATCAAACAAACCTGCTGAGCGTTTTGATTGGACGCTCGCTTTTATTTTATTGCTCTTTTGCATCGTGAGCTTAACAGCCATTGCTTCTGCACAAACAACCGGACAGTACGGGATTAACTTTGTCCCGATACAAATTCAATGGTATGTAATCGGCTCGATAATCGTTGCTGGCGTTATGTATTTTGAGCCTGACCAGTACAAGAAAATCGCTTGGTACGCCTATGGATTTGGTGTTTTTGTCCTGGCCTTCCTATATTTTGCGCCTGGCGGTGAAGGTCAAATTGCTGAAGTGCAAAATAATGTAAAAAGGTGGCTTAACCTGCCTGGTATCGGGAAAATCCAACCTTCGGAATTCATAAAAACTTTTTTCATTCTTGGAATGGCCCGGTTAGTAAGTTCGCATCACGAGAAGTTTGAAGATAAAACTTTAAAAACCGATTTCTTACTTCTAGGTAAAATTATGCTCGTATTAATTGCACCGCTTGGCTTCATCATGGAACAACCGGATTTAGGTACATCTATTGTATTTATTGCGATTACTGCCGCGATTATTCTCGTTGCGGGGATTTCATGGAAGATTATCCTTCCTGTATTTATCAGTGGTGCTGCGGGTGTAACTACTTTACTATGGGCAGCGATTTATGCGCAAGATTTTATGAGCGAAAAGCTCGGTTTTGACCTTTATCAGTTTAAAAGAATCTATTCTTGGTTAGATCCGTACTCTTTCCCTACCAGTGAAGGAATGCATCTTATCCAAGCGATTACTGCGATTGGTTCCGGCGGCATGTTCGGGAAAGGTTTCCAAGGCCGAGAAGCTTATGTGCCTGAAAATCATACAGACTTTATCTTCGCGGTCATCGGCGAAGAATACGGGTTTATCGGTTCTTGTATCGTCATCAGTCTATTTTTTGTTTTGATCTATCATTTAACAAAAATTGCGTTGGAACTTAAAGATCCGTTTAGCATGTACGTTTGCACAGGGATTATTGCCATGATTACTTTCCACGTCTTCGAAAACATCGGTATGAACATTCAAGTTCTTCCGATTACTGGAATTCCGCTTCCATTTATCAGTTATGGCGGAAGCTCCCTTATGAGTAATATGTTGGCCATCGGACTTGTTTTCAGCATGAAATTCCATCATCGAACTTATATGTTCGGTGCGGATGATGATGATTAA
- a CDS encoding D-alanine--D-alanine ligase gives MKKSLGLVYGGKSAEHEVSLSTARAVIQAVNFERYEVIPVYITYEGEWRKGQPLERPVETIEELRLAGNGESKPDSIHDFLNGGAGLPDVIFPLLHGTNGEDGTVQGFFEVMNIPYVGNGVLASSAGMDKVSMKQLFAQVGLNQVPYVHFVRSGWKQDRDQLLGQMEQELGWPMFVKPANLGSSVGISKATDCDSLIAAVEFALKFDRRVIVEQGVTAREVELSVKGNDYPTCSVPGEIKPVTDFYDYEAKYKDGNTELVIPAEVTSEVKAEMEDMAIRAFKVLDCSGLVRADFFVTADDEVLINEVNTMPGFTPTSMFPLLWKNSGVTYPELIDELIELAFERHAEKSKIQYTMD, from the coding sequence ATGAAAAAAAGTTTAGGTTTAGTATACGGCGGAAAATCCGCAGAACATGAAGTTTCATTATCGACTGCGCGTGCAGTCATTCAAGCGGTTAATTTTGAAAGATATGAAGTCATTCCGGTTTATATTACGTATGAAGGCGAATGGAGAAAAGGGCAACCACTCGAGCGTCCAGTTGAAACAATCGAAGAACTGCGTTTGGCAGGCAACGGCGAAAGCAAACCAGACAGCATTCATGACTTTTTAAATGGCGGAGCAGGACTACCCGACGTAATCTTTCCGCTTTTACACGGAACAAACGGAGAAGATGGAACTGTGCAAGGTTTCTTCGAAGTGATGAATATTCCGTACGTCGGAAACGGTGTGCTTGCCTCTTCGGCAGGTATGGACAAAGTTTCTATGAAGCAATTATTCGCGCAAGTAGGTCTCAACCAAGTGCCATATGTCCATTTTGTTCGTAGCGGTTGGAAACAAGATCGCGACCAGCTACTAGGTCAAATGGAACAAGAATTGGGTTGGCCGATGTTTGTCAAACCGGCAAACTTGGGATCGAGCGTTGGGATTAGCAAAGCGACGGATTGTGATAGCTTAATTGCAGCGGTCGAATTCGCATTGAAATTCGATCGTCGTGTAATTGTCGAACAAGGTGTCACAGCTCGAGAAGTAGAATTAAGCGTAAAAGGGAATGATTATCCGACGTGTTCAGTACCTGGAGAGATTAAACCCGTTACGGACTTTTATGATTATGAAGCAAAATATAAAGATGGCAACACGGAACTGGTCATTCCTGCAGAAGTCACTTCGGAAGTGAAAGCGGAAATGGAAGACATGGCAATTCGCGCATTTAAAGTGCTCGATTGTTCGGGATTGGTCCGCGCTGATTTTTTCGTTACCGCAGACGATGAGGTTCTCATCAATGAAGTCAATACAATGCCTGGTTTTACTCCAACGAGCATGTTCCCGTTATTATGGAAAAACTCGGGTGTAACCTATCCGGAACTCATTGATGAACTGATTGAATTAGCATTTGAACGTCATGCTGAAAAATCAAAAATACAATATACGATGGATTGA